The following coding sequences lie in one Cricetulus griseus strain 17A/GY unplaced genomic scaffold, alternate assembly CriGri-PICRH-1.0 unplaced_scaffold_45, whole genome shotgun sequence genomic window:
- the LOC100755247 gene encoding PRAME family member 20 isoform X2, with amino-acid sequence MGSGAPPTLLQLAVKSLQMNENVGISAMQQLPKELFPCLFKEVFNSRHTEMPTAMVARWPFACLPVGALMNVPDMAILKAVLNGLDTLLTQQFHLRQSTLRVLDLRNVHNVFWDVWPGVEGLQCLEGSFLPRYAQRQLLMVVTDFDLRLNLDEHQAYLLQWAQQRQSSVRLCCLKMTICGTSLEMIRMVMKTFQPCYLEQLDLSTNWNLITLSRFAPWFGQMRNLRKLHVSHIYMKRNKEDIEQKCVARFISQISKLNCLQNLSMNGVYISSERMKQLFRCLKNPLETLSINLCMLSQADMKHLSQCQWIFQLKNLQLHGVPLFHLSTIHLQFLLEHIADTLEILELEDCTIGDSQISALLPALRKCSKLTRVNLYDNAISNSVMKEFLRGMSNISTLTEEFYPAPLECCDELGHILVEKLAKLCPDLLDILRHKRHPKNVSFGTHICPQCFQRCVYDVKTRLCHCFS; translated from the exons ATGGGCTCTGGGGCCCCACCCACACTACTGCAACTGGCAGTGAAGAGTCTACAGATGAATGAGAATGTGGGCATCTCAGCAATGCAGCAGCTGCCCAAGGAGCTCTTCCCATGCCTGTTCAAAGAGGTCTTCAACAGCAGACATACAGAGATGCCGACAGCAATGGTGGCAAGATGGccctttgcctgcctgcctgtggggGCACTGATGAACGTTCCTGACATGGCGATATTGAAAGCTGTTCTCAATGGTCTAGACACACTGCTGACACAGCAGTTTCACCTCAG ACAGTCAACGCTTCGAGTGCTGGACCTGAGGAACGTACACAATGTGTTCTGGGATGTTTGGCCTGGAGTAGAAGGTTTACAATGCTTAGAAGGGAGTTTCCTTCCTAGATATGCCCAGAGGCAGCTCTTGATGGTGGTGACTGACTTTGACCTACGACTTAACTTGGATGAACACCAAGCATATTTGTTGCAGTGGGCCCAGCAGCGACAAAGTTCTGTGCGGTTGTGCTGTTTGAAGATGACAATCTGTGGGACTTCTTTGGAGATGATCAGAATGGTTATGAAAACTTTCCAGCCTTGCTACCTGGAGCAACTGGATCTATCCACAAACTGGAATCTGATCACACTGAGTCGTTTTGCACCTTGGTTTGGTCAGATGAGAAATTTGCGCAAACTCCATGTGTCCCACATTTACATGAAGAGGAACAAAGAAGACATAGAGCAGAAGTGCGTTGCCAGGTTCATTTCACAGATATCCAAACTGAACTGTCTCCAGAATCTCTCCATGAATGGTGTCTACATTTCTAGTGAGCGCATGAAACAGTTGTTCAG ATGCTTGAAGAATCCCTTGGAGACACTGTCCATCAATCTCTGCATGTTGTCCCAGGCAGACATGAAACACCTGTCCCAGTGTCAGTGGATTTTTCAGTTGAAGAACCTGCAACTCCATGGTGTACCACTATTTCACTTAAGTACCATACATCTCCAATTTCTTCTTGAGCATATAGCAGACACTTTGGAGATCTTGGAGTTAGAGGACTGCACGATTGGAGACTCTCAAATCAGTGCTCTCCTGCCTGCCCTGAGAAAGTGCTCCAAGCTCACCAGGGTCAACTTGTATGACAATGCCATTTCCAATTCAGTGATGAAGGAATTTCTACGAGGTATGAGCAATATCAGCACATTGACCGAGGAGTTCTACCCTGCTCCACTGGAATGCTGTGATGAACTGGGTCATATCCTAGTGGAGAAATTGGCCAAACTATGTCCCGATCTCCTGGATATACTCAGGCACAAAAGACACCCCAAGAATGTCTCCTTTGGTACACACATCTGCCCTCAATGTTTTCAGCGATGTGTCTATGACGTGAAGACAAGACTGTGTCACTGTTTCTCATAA